One window of Cucurbita pepo subsp. pepo cultivar mu-cu-16 chromosome LG19, ASM280686v2, whole genome shotgun sequence genomic DNA carries:
- the LOC111781349 gene encoding hydroxyproline O-galactosyltransferase GALT2-like: MKKLKTEPPVARRFRLSHFLLVIGLLYLVFISFKFPRFLEIATTLSGDESNTGLDGAVGVDGEGVDFSKPSLASVYKDTFHRKLEDNQHLEAPLMPKTEPLEEVNNVTGPIKPIQHKYGRITGKVSIQQNHTNDFSILERMADEAWTLGLKAWEEVDKFGLNETTESSMLEGKPESCPSWISTEGKELLEGDGIMFLPCGLAAGSSITIIGTPHHAHVEYVPQLLKLGGDPTVLVSQFMVELQGLKSVDGEDPPKILHLNPRLKGDWSKRPVIEHNTCYRMQWGTAQRCDGLPSSSDDEMLVDGNLRCDKWLRSDIVDSKETKTSSWFKRFIGREQKPEVTWPFPFVEGRLFILTLRAGVDGYHINVGGRHLTSFAYRPGFTLEDATGLAVKGDVDIHSTYATSLPTSHPSFSPHRVLEMSEKWKSQPLPKKSVYLFIGVLSATNHFAERMAVRKTWMQSSAVKSSNVVVRFFVALNPRNEVNAVLKKEAAYFGDIVILPFMDRYELVVLKTIAICEFGAVNLTASYVMKCDDDTFVRVETVIKQIEGISSKKSLYMGNLNLLHRPLRHGKWAVTYLEWPEEVYPPYANGPGYIISIDIVKYIVAQHESRSLRIFKMEDVSMGMWVEQFNSTVAIVQYSHSWKFCQYGCMEDYFTAHYQSPRQIICLWDKLTQGQAHCCNFR, encoded by the exons atgaagaagcTTAAGACAGAACCTCCTGTTGCGAGGAGGTTCAGGTTGTCGCATTTTCTTCTCGTAATTGGATTGTTGTATTTAGTTTTCATATCGTTTAAGTTTCCACGTTTTTTGGAAATTGCTACAACGTTGAGTGGGGATGAAAGTAATACTGGGTTGGATGGGGCAGTCGGAGTGGATGGGGAAGGGGTGGATTTTAGCAAACCATCGTTGGCTTCCGTTTATAAGGATACATTTCATCGGAAATTGGAAGATAACCAGCACTTAGAAGCACCATTGATGCCTAAAACAGAGCCACTCGAAGAGGTGAATAATGTTACCGGACCTATTAAGCCGATTCAGCATAAATATGGTCGGATTACTGGTAAAGTTTCGATTCAGCAGAATCATACTAATGACTTTTCCATCCTCGAGAGAATGGCAGATGAAGCTTGGACATTAGGCTTGAAGGCTTGGGAAGAAGTGGATAAATTTGGATTAAATGAGACTACTGAAAGTTCTATGCTCGAGGGAAAGCCTGAGTCGTGTCCTTCATGGATATCTACGGAAGGGAAGGAACTGTTGGAGGGAGATGGAATCATGTTCCTTCCTTGTGGGCTTGCTGCAGGTTCATCTATTACAATAATTGGAACCCCGCATCACGCTCATGTGGAGTATGTACCCCAACTTTTGAAGCTGGGAGGTGATCCTACGGTTTTGGTTTCACAGTTCATGGTTGAATTGCAAGGATTGAAATCAGTTGATGGTGAAGACCCACCAAAGATCCTTCACTTGAATCCACGACTGAAAGGCGATTGGAGTAAACGACCGGTCATTGAACATAATACATGTTACAGGATGCAGTGGGGAACGGCTCAAAGGTGTGATGGCTTGCCATCAAGTAGCGACGATGAAATGCTTG TTGATGGAAATCTTCGTTGTGATAAATGGCTGAGGAGTGATATTGTAGactcaaaagaaacaaaaacatccTCATGGTTCAAGAGATTCATAGGGAGGGAGCAGAAGCCAGAAGTAACCTGGCCATTTCCCTTTGTGGAGGGTAGATTGTTTATCCTCACACTACGTGCAGGCGTTGATGGATACCATATTAATGTTGGGGGTCGGCACTTGACTTCTTTTGCCTATCGCCCT GGATTTACGCTTGAAGATGCAACTGGATTAGCTGTTAAAGGAGATGTAGACATTCATTCTACATATGCTACATCTCTTCCTACCTCTCATCCAAGCTTCTCTCCCCATCGAGTTCTTGAGATGTCAGAGAAATGGAAATCTCAGCCTTTACCAAAGAAATCGGTCTATCTTTTTATTGGTGTTCTATCTGCTACTAATCACTTTGCGGAGCGCATGGCTGTTAGGAAAACTTGGATGCAATCTTCAGCTGTGAAGTCATCAAATGTAGTTGTTCGCTTCTTTGTTGCACTG AATCCGAGGAATGAGGTCAATGCTGTGCTGAAGAAGGAAGCCGCATACTTCGGTGATATTGTGATCCTGCCCTTCATGGACCGCTATGAGCTAGTTGTTCTCAAGACTATTGCTATATGTGAGTTTGGG GCTGTGAATTTGACGGCTTCATATGTTATGAAATGTGATGACGACACCTTTGTGAGGGTGGAAACTGTTATAAAACAGATTGAAGGCATTTCATCCAAGAAGTCCCTATACATGGGCAATCTCAACCTCTTGCATCGCCCTCTCAGACATGGAAAATGGGCAGTCACATATTTg GAATGGCCAGAAGAAGTGTATCCTCCATACGCCAATGGCCCAGGATATATCATTTCCATTGACATTGTCAAATACATTGTGGCTCAACATGAAAGCAGGAGCTTGAGG ATATTCAAGATGGAGGATGTGAGCATGGGAATGTGGGTCGAGCAGTTCAACAGTACGGTGGCGATCGTTCAGTACTCGCACAGCTGGAAATTCTGCCAGTATGGGTGCATGGAGGACTATTTTACAGCACACTATCAATCTCCAAGGCAGATAATTTGCCTGTGGGATAAATTAACGCAGGGCCAAGCTCACTGTTGCAACTTCAGGTGA